The Xylophilus rhododendri region CGCCTGCGCCATGCAGTCGACCAGGGCCGCGCTCACGCAGCGCACCGGCGTGGAGATGTGGCGGCTGGAGGCGCTGGCCAGCACGATCTTGCGTTCCAGCGCGGGCTCGCTCAGCGGCGCGCCCACCAGATGCCCGGCCGCGATGTCTTCTGCCACCGCGATGGTCGGCAGCACCGTCAGGCCCAGGCCGCCGCGCACCAGGCTCTTCTGCACACTCATGGCATTGGTCTCGGCCACCACGTTCAGCGCCACGCTCTGCTGCGCAGCGGCCTGCTCCACCAGCAGGCGCAGGCCGTGCGGCGCGCTCGGCAGCACCAGCGGCCGGCCGGCCAGCCCGGCCACGGCGAAGGGCTGGCCGGGCCGCAGTCCGCTGGCGGGCAGGCCGACCAGCCACAACACCTCATCGAGCAGGGGCCGCACCCGCAGGGTCGAGGTCTGGCGCGGGTCGTAGAGCAGGGACAGGTCCACCTCGCCCGACTCCAGCCAGCCCTGCAGCGTGCCTGCATAGGCCGTGGCGATACGCACCCGGATGCCCGGGTACTGCAGCCCCACCGCCGCCACCAGGGCATAGGCCAGCAGGTCGGCCGTGCTGGGCAGCAGGCCCACGGTGACGATGCCGCCGACGCCGCCGGCCGCCGGCTGGATCTCGGCGCGGGCGCGCTCCAGCTCCTGGATCACCCGCCGGGCGTATTCCACCAGGGTGCGGCCGGCCTCGGTCAGCGCCATGCCCTGGCGGCTGCGGTCGAACAGGGCGGCGCCCACGTCCTCCTCCAGCAGGCGCAGCTGGCGCGATACCGCCGGCTGCACGATGTTGAGCAGCGCTGCGGCGCGGGTCACGTTGCCGGTGTCGGCCACCGTCACCAGGGCGCGGAGTTGCTTGAGGTCCATCGGAAGTGCTGAGGTCGATGCGCCGCTGTGATGGACGCGATCACGAAATTCTATTTTATGAAGCCATCCATCAAAAATAGGATTGACGCCCCTTCCCAGCGAAATCCCAAGACATGACGACCAGCACCGAATCACCCGCCTGGCAAAAGGCGGTGTTCGACGCCCTGAAGGCCGGCGGCATCCGCCAGATCGCCTATGTGCCCGACGCCGGCCACGCCTACGCCATCCGCGCCGCCCAGGCCGATCCCGACATGCTCGACACCGTGCTCACCACCGAGGAGGAAGGCGTGGCCCTGGTCAGCGGCGCCTGGCTCGGCGGCCAGCGCGCCGCCCTGCTGATGCAGAGCAGCGGCGTGGGCAACTGCGTGAACATGTTCTCGCTGCTGGCCAGCTGCCAGTTCCCCTTCCTGACGCTCGTCACCATGCGCGGCGAGTACGCCGAGTTCAATCCCTGGCAGTGCCCGATGGGCTTACGCACCCAAGCGGCCCTGGAGCTGATGGGCATCACCGTGGTGCGGGCATCCGACCCGGAGCAGGTGGGCGAGATCGTCTCTGCCGCGCTCGACTCCGCCTTCCTGGCCGGCGAACGCATCGCCGTGCTGCTGTCGCAAAGCCTGATCGGCCGCAAGAAATGGGAGCGCAACTGATGGCCGCACACACCGTGAACCGCCGCGACTTCGTCGCCCGCCTGCTGGCCGCCGCGCCGGATGCCCTGGTCGTCACCGGCCTGGGCTCGCCCGCCTACGACGTGTTCGCCGCCGGTGAGCGCGACCGCAATTTTTATCTGTGGGGCGCCATGGGCGGCTCCACCGCCATGGCGCTCGGCCTGGCGCTGGCGCAGCCGGACCAGTCCGTCATCGCCATCACCGGCGACGGCGAACAGCTGATGGGCATCGGCAGCCTGGCCACCGTGGGCGCGCGCCGGCCGAAGAACCTGGCCATCGTGGTGCTGGACAACGGCCACTACGGCGAGACCGGCATGCAGCGCAGCCACGCCAGCCTGGGCACCGACCTGGTGAAGGTGGCGCAGGGCTTCGGCATCCCGGGCGCGCAGCGCATCGATCAGATCACTGGGGTTGACGATCTGGCGCGGCGCATCGTCGCGCGCCAGGATACGGTCTTCGCCCAGGTGCTGATCGATGCCGACGAGCCGCCGCGCTGCCTGCCGCCGCGCGACGGCAGCTACGTCAAGAACCGCTTCCGTGCCGCCCTGGGTTTCCATCCCTTTTGATCCAGGCAAGCAAGGCATGAAACGCTACCAGCTCCGCATCGATGGCCAGTCCGTGGACCCTTCCGGGGCCAGTGGTTCGAGTCGCTCAACCCCTTCACCGCCGAGCCCTGGGCCGAGATCCCGCGCGGCGGCGCCGAGGACGTGGACCGCGCGGTGCAGGCCGCCCACCGCGCCCTCACCGAAGGCCCCTGGGCCGAGATGACCGCCACCCAGCGCGGCCTGCTGCTGCACCGGCTGGGCGACCTGATCGCCCGCGACGCGAAGAAGCTCGCCGAGACCGAGGTGCGCGACAACGGCAAACTCATCGCCGAGATGCAGGGCCAGTTGAACTACATCCCGCAGTGGTACTACTACTTCGGCGGCCTGGCCGACAAGATCGAGGGCAAGGTGCTGCCGCTCGACAAGAAAGGCTACCTGGCCTACACCCGCCACGAGCCGGTGGGCGTGGTGGCCGCCATCACGCCCTGGAACTCGCCGCTGCTGCTGGCCGCCTGGAAGGTGGCCCCGGCGCTGGCGGCGGGCTGCACGGTGGTCATCAAGCCGTCGGAGTTCACCTCGGCCTCCACCCTGGAATTCGCCGCGCTGTTCGACGAGGCGGGTTTCCCGCCGGGCGTGTTCAACGTGGTCACCGGCTTCGGCAACGAGATCGGCGCGGCGCTGGTCGAGCATCCGCTGGTGCGCAAGATCAGCTTCACCGGCTCCGACGCCACCGGCCGCATCATCAACGAGCAGGCCGCGCGCCACTTCAAGCACACGGCCATGGAACTGGGCGGCAAGTCGCCCAACATCGTGTTCGAGGATGCGGACATCGAGCAGGCGGTGTTCGGCGCCATCTCGGGCATCTTCGCCGCCACCGGCCAGACCTGCATCGCGGGCTCCCGTCTGCTGGTGCAGGACAGCATCTACGACCAGGTCGTCGCCAAGCTGCTGGAGATCGCCCGCAGCGCCCGCATGGGCGACCCGATGGATGCCGGCACCCAGGTCGGCCCGGTCACCACGCCGCCGCAGTACCGCAAGGTGCTGGAGTACCTGCAGATCGCGCAGCAGGAAGGCGCCACCCTGCTGCTGGGCGGCAAGGCGGCCGACCGGCCGGAATGCGGCAAGGGCTGGTTCGTGGAGCCGACCATCTTCGGCGACGTGAAGAACGACATGCGCATCGCGCAGGAGGAGGTCTTCGGGCCGGTGCTCTCCATCATCCGTTTCAAGGACGAGGCCGAGGCCATCCGCATCGCCAACGATGTGCGTTTCGGCCTGGCCGCCGCCGTGTGGACCCGCGACATCGGCCGCGCGGTGCGGGTGTCCGACCGGCTGCAGGCCGGCACCGTCTGGGTCAACACCTACCGGGCGGTGAGTTTCATGGCGCCTTTCGGCGGCTACAAGGATTCGGGCCTGGGCCGCGAGAACGGGGCCGATGCGATCCGCGAGTACCTGCAGGTCAAGAGCGTGTGGATCAACAGCGGGGCGGTGGCGGGCAACCCCTTCGTCATGCGTTAGCGATCCAGCAGCCGGCGCCGGGCCGGGTTCGATACAAAAAAGACAGGAGACAAAACCTATGAAGAAGACCCTCGCCCTCCCGGCGCTGCTGTGCGCGCTTGCGTCCGGCGCCTTTTCCTCCACGGCCCAGGCCGCCTGGCCGGACGACAAACCGATCGAACTCGTGGTCGGCTTCGCACCCGGCGGCGGCACCGACGTGATGGCGCGGCTGCTGGCCCGCTACACCGAGAAACGCCTGGGCGAAAAGGCCCGCATCATCGTCATCAACAAGCCCGGCGCGGGCGGTGAGCTGGCCGCCGCCTTCACCGAGAACGCCAAGGCCGACGGCTACACCCTCGGCATGATCAACGTGCCCGGTTATGTCTTCATGCCGCTCTACAAGAAGACGGCCTACCAGCCCGAGCACATCCGCCTGATCGCCCGGCTGGTGGACGATCCGCTGGTGCTGATCGCCAAACGCGGCTCCAGCGTGCCGCCGACGCTCACCGCCATCGTCGACACACTCAAGAAGAAACCCGCGTCGCTCAGCTTCGGCCACTCCGGCGACGGCACCACCGGCCATATCGCGCTGATGCAGCTGGAGGAGCAACAGTCGGTCAAGGCCACCTCGGTGCCCTTCAAGGGCGCGTCCGAGGCGCGGCTGGCGCTGCTGGGCGGGCATATCGACTACGCCCTGATCACCACCGGCGAGGTGCCGGACCTGGACGATCCCAAGAGCCCCGTGCAGGCGCTGGCGCAGCTGTCCGATAAGCGCGGCAAGAACGATGTGCCGACCGGCGTGGAGCAGGGCTTTCCGGTGCGCATGGCATCCGAGCGCGGCATAGGCGCACCGGGCGCGTTGCCCGACGACATCGCCGCGAAGCTGGAAGCGGCCATCGGCCAGACCCTGCGCGACCCCGAGTTCCTGGCCGCCGCGAAGAACGATGCACCGGTGCTGGCCTTCCTGCCCGGCGCCCAGTGGACCAAATCGCTGGAAGCCAACCGCGTCGCCTTGAAGCCGCTGGCGCCCCGCATGGTGGACCGCTGAGCATGGCGGGCAGCACACTCGTCTGCCGGTTCGACGTCTGGTACGACCCCTCCATGGCCGAGCGGCTGGCGCAAGAGCCTGGCATCGAACTGCGCACCCTGCGCCGCCACGGCGCCGACGACGAGGCCTGGAGCGCCCTGTCCGAGGCCGGCGTCTACCAGATCTCATCCGCCAAGGACGAACTGCCCCGGCAGTTCTTCGCCGATGCCCGGCTGCTGGCCCGCTGCCCCCGGCTGCTCTGCGTTTCCGCCAACGGCGCGGGCTACGACACGGTGGATGTGGAGGCCTGCACCGAGGCCGGCGTGCTGGTGGTGAACCAGGCCGGCGCCAATGCGCAGGCGGTGGCGGAAGCGGCAATAGCCCTGATGCTGAACCTGTCGCGACGCATCGTGGAGGCCGACCGCCGGCTGCACATCGAACGCGGCTTCAGCCGCGAGGACCTGATGGGCCAGGAGATCTCGGGCAAGACGCTGGGGCTGATCGGCATCGGCCATATCGGGCGGGCCGTGGCCCGGCTGGCGGCCGCGTTCGGCATGGAGGTGCTGGTGCACGATCCCTTGCTGGATGGCGCGGAGATCGCGGCGCGTGGTGGGCTGTCGGTGGCGCTGGACGAGCTGCTGGCGCGCTCGGATGTCGTCTCGGTGCACTGCCCGCGCGATGCCTCCACGCTGGGCCTGTTCGATGCCGAGACCTTCGCCCGCATGAAGCAGGGCGCCGTCTTCATCAACACCGCACGCGGCGGCATCCATGACGAAGTCGCCTTGTACGAGGCCCTGCGCTCAGGCCACCTGCGCGGCGCCGGCCTGGATGTGTGGGAGCAGGAGCCGCCGCCGCTCGATCACCCTCTGCTGGGCCTGCCCCATGTGGTGGCGGGCTTCCACACGGCCGGGGTCACACAGGAAGCACGCTGGCGTATGGCCTTCGGCGCGGCCGAGCAGATCGTCGCCGTGCTGCGCGGCGAGCGGCCGGCGCGGCTGGTCAATCCGCAGGCTTGGCAGGCCTGGCGGGCTCGCTTCGCCGGGCATCCGGCTTAGCGCTGGGGGCCACGCCGTCGGGGTGGATGGCCGAGTCGGCCGAGTCCAGGCCGGCGCCCGGATCTTCCTCGCCGGCGGTGGACTCCTGCATCTGGTGGGGTTTGGGTGTGGTGTTCATCGTGCCAGCTTGCATCGCGGGACCGGGGCACGGCGTAGGAGCTTGGCTACACTGCCGCGCCTAGCTTCTTCCTCACCGCCATGGCCACCGAAATCGAAAGAAAATTCCTCGTTGCAGATGCCTCCGTCGTCCAGGGGCTGAGCGGCGTGCGTATGGGCCAGGGCTATATCGCCGACAACGGCATGTGGGTGCGGGTGCGCATCGCAGGCGACACCGGCTGGCTCACGCTGAAGGGTCCGAGCAAGGGCATGTCGCGGGCCGAGTTCGAATACCAGATTCCGCTGGAGGATGCGCAGGTCCTGCTGGCCGAACACTGCGCCCACGGCTCGCTCTGCAAGGTGCGCTACATCGTGCCGGTCGATGGTTTTGACTTCGAGGTCGATGTGTTCGAAGGCCCGCTCGCCGGGCTGGTGACGGCCGAGATCGAACTGGACACCGAGGACGTGCAGCCGCCGCACCCCGCCTGGCTGGGCGCGGAGGTGACGCAGGACCTGCGCTACAGCAATTCGCAGCTGGCCAAGACACGCGCCCTGCCCTCGCCCGCGCTGCTGGCGGACGCCGCGGGCTGATCCCCGCCGCTCCTACAGCCGGCTGGGCGCGGGGCCGACGGCGGGCGGTGGCCGAGGCGGCTACGGTGCCGGACTGATCTCCACATCGCGTCCCGCACGCCTTCATCGATGCTCTCACCCGTCCGCACCGGGCCGCCCGCAGGCGCCACCCTCGAAACCCTGCAGCGCCTGCACGGGCAGGAATTGCGCCTGGCCCATCTGGTCGATGCCGGCCTGGACCGCCTCCCGCTGCCGGGCCACGGCCGGACGCTCGAACGCTGGCGCCAGCTCGCCGCGGTGGCGGCGCACGATCTTTCGCTGGTCAAACTGTTCGAGGGCCATACCGATGCCCTGGCCATCCTGGCCGAACTGGATGGGCCCGAGCCGCTGCCCGGCAGCCGCTGGGGCACCTGGTGCGCCGAGCCGCCGGATGCGCGCCTTTCCTTCGAAAGCACCGGACGCGACGGCCGCCTGCGCATCAGCGGCACCAAGGCCTGGTGCTCGGGCGCGGCGGAGGTGACGCATGCCGTCGTCAGCGGCTGGGACCGCGATGGCCAGCCCTGCCTGGCGGCCGTGGCCATGGGCCAGCCCGGGGTCAGCGTCACCGGCCAGGGCTGGCGGGCCGTCGGCATGGCCGGCAGCGGCAGCGTGGATGTGATCTTCGACCAGGCGCTCGCCGAGCCTGTGGGCCAGGCCCATGACTACACCGGCCGCCCCGGCTTCTGGCAAGGGGGCATCGGCGTGGCGGCCTGCTGGTTCGGCGGCGCGCTGGGCATCGCCGACAGCACCCGGGCCCGCTCGCGTGACAGCAGCGATGTTCACCGCCAGGCCCACCTGGGCGGGATCGACGTCGCCCTGTCCGGCGCCGCTGCCCTGCTGCGCGAAGCCGCAGCCCGCATCGACGCCCGGCCCGACCTGCCATGCCCGGAACTCGCCCTGCGCACCCGGCTGGCCGTGGAAGCCGCAGCCGAACAGGTGCTGCGCCATGCCGGCCGCGCCCTGGGCGCCGGGCCGCTGTGCCGCGATGTTGTATTCGCCCGTGCCATGGCTGACCTGCCGGTCTACCTGCGCCAGAGCCATGCCGAACGCGACCTCGCCGCCCTCGGCAAGGCCGTGGCCGACAGCCGTGCGGAGCCGCCATGGGCACTGTGACAAGCGATCCGGCGGACAAAGAGGACTACTTCCGCAACCTCTACGGCGCCGCCGAGGATCCTTACGAAGTCCGCACCCGCTGGTACGAACAACGCAAACGCGCCGTGCTGCTGGCTGCCCTGCCGCAGCCGCGCTACCGCTCGGTCTTCGAACCCGGCTGCGGCCTGGGCGAACTGACGGTGCAACTGGCCGCGCGCTGCGACCGGCTGCTGGCCAGCGATTTCTCGCAGGAAGCGGTAGACAGGGCCCGAGTCCGCACGGTCGACCTGCCCCATGTGCAGGTGGTGCAGCAGCGCCTGCCGCAGGACTTTCCGCATGCACAAGGCCTCTTCGACCTGATCGTGCTGAGCGAGGTTGCCTATTTCCTCGATGCGGCCTCGGTCCAGCGACTGGCGAATGCCTGCCGCGACAGCCTGGCCGCCGGCGGGACCCTGATCGCCTGCGACTGGCTGCCGGATTTCACCGAACGCGCCTGCTCCACCCGCCAGGTGCACGACACCCTGGTCGCGCTGGGCCTGCGCCGCCTGGTGCTGCATGAGGAAGACGACTTCCTGCTGCAGGTCTGGAGTTCGGACGGGCGCTCGGTGGCCGAGCGCGAATCGATCCGATAGGCCTCTTGAACTGCTCAGGCAGGCAGCGCCGCGCCTGCCGAACCGGCCGCAGTGGCGGCCGCCAGCCGCTGCGCGACCGCACCCAGCAAGGCATCCGCAAAACCACCCACGGCCCGCGCATGGCGGCGTGCGCTGGTGACGACCCGGGGCCGCGCGCTCCACGCGATCTCGGCGCCGCAGGCCTGCAGGGCTTCGACCAAAGCCACGTCCTCGCTGCAGGCCAGGTGCCGGAAGCCGCCCGCCAGCCGGTAGGCCGCGGCGGACACCCCCAGGTTGGCGCCGTGGATGTGGCGGTGCCCTTCGCGGTCGAAATAAGTCTCGGCAAAGTGATGGCGCAGCAGCTCGGCATGCTCGCCGTGCGCGGTCCAGTCGTCCACGCAGACGG contains the following coding sequences:
- a CDS encoding LysR family transcriptional regulator, giving the protein MDLKQLRALVTVADTGNVTRAAALLNIVQPAVSRQLRLLEEDVGAALFDRSRQGMALTEAGRTLVEYARRVIQELERARAEIQPAAGGVGGIVTVGLLPSTADLLAYALVAAVGLQYPGIRVRIATAYAGTLQGWLESGEVDLSLLYDPRQTSTLRVRPLLDEVLWLVGLPASGLRPGQPFAVAGLAGRPLVLPSAPHGLRLLVEQAAAQQSVALNVVAETNAMSVQKSLVRGGLGLTVLPTIAVAEDIAAGHLVGAPLSEPALERKIVLASASSRHISTPVRCVSAALVDCMAQAVARGQWPAARWLAGPPGA
- a CDS encoding thiamine pyrophosphate-binding protein, which produces MTTSTESPAWQKAVFDALKAGGIRQIAYVPDAGHAYAIRAAQADPDMLDTVLTTEEEGVALVSGAWLGGQRAALLMQSSGVGNCVNMFSLLASCQFPFLTLVTMRGEYAEFNPWQCPMGLRTQAALELMGITVVRASDPEQVGEIVSAALDSAFLAGERIAVLLSQSLIGRKKWERN
- a CDS encoding thiamine pyrophosphate-dependent enzyme produces the protein MAAHTVNRRDFVARLLAAAPDALVVTGLGSPAYDVFAAGERDRNFYLWGAMGGSTAMALGLALAQPDQSVIAITGDGEQLMGIGSLATVGARRPKNLAIVVLDNGHYGETGMQRSHASLGTDLVKVAQGFGIPGAQRIDQITGVDDLARRIVARQDTVFAQVLIDADEPPRCLPPRDGSYVKNRFRAALGFHPF
- a CDS encoding tripartite tricarboxylate transporter substrate binding protein, producing the protein MKKTLALPALLCALASGAFSSTAQAAWPDDKPIELVVGFAPGGGTDVMARLLARYTEKRLGEKARIIVINKPGAGGELAAAFTENAKADGYTLGMINVPGYVFMPLYKKTAYQPEHIRLIARLVDDPLVLIAKRGSSVPPTLTAIVDTLKKKPASLSFGHSGDGTTGHIALMQLEEQQSVKATSVPFKGASEARLALLGGHIDYALITTGEVPDLDDPKSPVQALAQLSDKRGKNDVPTGVEQGFPVRMASERGIGAPGALPDDIAAKLEAAIGQTLRDPEFLAAAKNDAPVLAFLPGAQWTKSLEANRVALKPLAPRMVDR
- a CDS encoding hydroxyacid dehydrogenase, encoding MAGSTLVCRFDVWYDPSMAERLAQEPGIELRTLRRHGADDEAWSALSEAGVYQISSAKDELPRQFFADARLLARCPRLLCVSANGAGYDTVDVEACTEAGVLVVNQAGANAQAVAEAAIALMLNLSRRIVEADRRLHIERGFSREDLMGQEISGKTLGLIGIGHIGRAVARLAAAFGMEVLVHDPLLDGAEIAARGGLSVALDELLARSDVVSVHCPRDASTLGLFDAETFARMKQGAVFINTARGGIHDEVALYEALRSGHLRGAGLDVWEQEPPPLDHPLLGLPHVVAGFHTAGVTQEARWRMAFGAAEQIVAVLRGERPARLVNPQAWQAWRARFAGHPA
- a CDS encoding CYTH domain-containing protein, encoding MATEIERKFLVADASVVQGLSGVRMGQGYIADNGMWVRVRIAGDTGWLTLKGPSKGMSRAEFEYQIPLEDAQVLLAEHCAHGSLCKVRYIVPVDGFDFEVDVFEGPLAGLVTAEIELDTEDVQPPHPAWLGAEVTQDLRYSNSQLAKTRALPSPALLADAAG
- a CDS encoding acyl-CoA dehydrogenase family protein, which codes for MLSPVRTGPPAGATLETLQRLHGQELRLAHLVDAGLDRLPLPGHGRTLERWRQLAAVAAHDLSLVKLFEGHTDALAILAELDGPEPLPGSRWGTWCAEPPDARLSFESTGRDGRLRISGTKAWCSGAAEVTHAVVSGWDRDGQPCLAAVAMGQPGVSVTGQGWRAVGMAGSGSVDVIFDQALAEPVGQAHDYTGRPGFWQGGIGVAACWFGGALGIADSTRARSRDSSDVHRQAHLGGIDVALSGAAALLREAAARIDARPDLPCPELALRTRLAVEAAAEQVLRHAGRALGAGPLCRDVVFARAMADLPVYLRQSHAERDLAALGKAVADSRAEPPWAL
- a CDS encoding class I SAM-dependent DNA methyltransferase, whose protein sequence is MGTVTSDPADKEDYFRNLYGAAEDPYEVRTRWYEQRKRAVLLAALPQPRYRSVFEPGCGLGELTVQLAARCDRLLASDFSQEAVDRARVRTVDLPHVQVVQQRLPQDFPHAQGLFDLIVLSEVAYFLDAASVQRLANACRDSLAAGGTLIACDWLPDFTERACSTRQVHDTLVALGLRRLVLHEEDDFLLQVWSSDGRSVAERESIR
- a CDS encoding glycosyltransferase, which translates into the protein MLGIVIPAHNEQDCIEDCLVAARRAARHPALHGEEVEIVVVLDSCSDRTGLIATRQGVLPLHVRLRNVGAARAAGAELALARGARWLAFTDADSRVQEDWLAEQLALQADAVCGTVCVDDWTAHGEHAELLRHHFAETYFDREGHRHIHGANLGVSAAAYRLAGGFRHLACSEDVALVEALQACGAEIAWSARPRVVTSARRHARAVGGFADALLGAVAQRLAAATAAGSAGAALPA